One segment of Balaenoptera ricei isolate mBalRic1 chromosome 8, mBalRic1.hap2, whole genome shotgun sequence DNA contains the following:
- the CTSD gene encoding cathepsin D yields MQTPCLLLLLALGLLAAPAAALVRIPLHKFTSIRRTMSEMGGPMEDLIAKGPISKYSQGVPTATQGPIPEILKNYMDAQYYGEIGIGTPPQCFTVVFDTGSSNLWVPSIHCKLLDIACWTHHKYNSGKSSTYVKNGTSFDIHYGSGSLSGYLSQDTVSVPCRSGLSSRGSIKVERQTFGEATKQPGITFIAAKFDGILGMAYPRISVNNVVPVFDNLMQQKLVDKNIFSFYLNRDPNAQPGGELMLGGTDPKYYKGSLIYHNVTRMAYWQIHMDQVDVGSSLTVCKGGCEAIVDTGTSLIVGPVEEVRELQKAIGALPLIQGEYMIPCEKVSSLPKVTVKLGGKAYKLSPEDYTLKVSQAGKTMCLSGFMGMDIPPPGGPLWILGDVFIGRYYAVFDRDQNRVGLAEAARP; encoded by the exons GATTCCACTGCACAAGTTCACATCCATCCGCCGGACCATGTCGGAAATGGGGGGCCCCATGGAAGACCTGATCGCCAAGGGCCCCATTTCAAAATACTCCCAGGGGGTGCCCACTGCGACCCAGGGGCCCATTCCTGAGATTCTCAAGAACTACATGGAT GCCCAGTACTACGGGGAGATTGGCATCGGGACGCCCCCGCAGTGCTTCACAGTGGTCTTCGACACCGGCTCCTCCAATCTGTGGGTCCCGTCTATCCACTGCAAACTGCTGGACATCGCCTGCT GGACCCACCACAAGTACAACAGCGGCAAGTCTAGCACGTACGTGAAGAACGGCACGTCCTTCGACATCCACTACGGCTCAGGCAGCCTCTCCGGGTACCTGAGCCAGGACACCGTGTCG GTGCCCTGTAGATCAGGGTTGTCGAGCCGGGGCAGCATCAAGGTGGAGAGGCAGACCTTCGGGGAGGCCACCAAGCAGCCGGGCATCACCTTCATCGCAGCCAAGTTCGATGGCATCCTGGGCATGGCCTACCCCCGCATCTCCGTGAACAACGTGGTCCCTGTCTTTGACAACCTGATGCAGCAGAAGCTGGTGGACAAGAACATCTTCTCCTTCTACCTGAACAG GGACCCAAATGCGCAGCCCGGGGGTGAGCTGATGCTGGGCGGCACTGACCCCAAGTACTATAAAGGCTCGCTGATCTACCACAATGTCACACGCATGGCCTACTGGCAGATCCACATGGACCA GGTGGACGTGGGCAGCAGCCTGACCGTGTGTAAGGGGGGCTGTGAGGCCATCGTGGACACGGGCACCTCCCTCATCGTGGGCCCCGTGGAGGAGGTGCGGGAGCTGCAGAAAGCCATCGGGGCCTTGCCGCTGATCCAGGGCGAG TACATGATCCCCTGCGAGAAGGTGTCcagcctgcccaaggtcaccgtGAAGCTGGGGGGTAAAGCCTACAAGCTGTCCCCAGAGGACTACACGCTCAAG GTGTCGCAGGCTGGGAAGACCATGTGCCTGAGCGGCTTCATGGGCATGGACATCCCCCCGCCCGGCGGGCCGCTCTGGATCCTGGGCGACGTGTTCATCGGCCGCTACTATGCCGTGTTCGACCGCGACCAGAACCGGGTGGGCTTGGCCGAGGCTGCCAGGCCATAG
- the IFITM10 gene encoding interferon-induced transmembrane protein 10: MRARSEPQRPPCSSSGACVGACVAVCAQGPNQCPAPLGAPASTTDGTQEARVPLDGAFWIPRPPAASPKGCFACVSKPPALQAPVAAGPEPSASPPMAPTLFPMESKSSKTDSVWATSAPQACKHLAEKKTMTNPTTVIEVYPDTTEVNDYYLWSIFNFVYLNFCCLGFIALAYSLKVRDKKLLNDLNGAVEDAKTARLFNITSSALAASCIILVFIFLRYPLTDY; the protein is encoded by the exons ATGCGCGCGCGTTCGGAGCCCCAGCGGCCGCCGTGTTCCTCCTCGGGGGCTTGTGTCGGGGCCTGTGTCGCGGTGTGT GCCCAGGGCCCCAACCAGTGCCCAGCCCCGCTGGGAGCCCCGGCCAGCACCACGGACGGCACCCAGGAAGCCCGAGTTCCCCTGGACGGGGCCTTCTGGATCCCGAGGCCCCCCGCAGCTTCGCCCAAGGGCTGCTTCGCCTGCGTGTCCAAGCCCCCcgccctgcaggctccagtggCCGCCGGCCCTGAGCCCTCAGCCTCACCCCCCATGGCACCCACCCTGTTCCCCATGGAGTCCAAGAGCAGCAAGACAGACAGCGTGTGGGCCACCAGCGCCCCCCAGGCCTGCAAGCACCTAGCAGAGAAGAAGACCATGACGAACCCCACGACGGTCATCGAGGTCTACCCGGACACCACGGAGGTGAACGACTACTACCTGTGGTCCATCTTCAACTTCGTCTACCTCAACTTCTGCTGCCTGGGCTTCATCGCCCTGGCCTACTCCCTCAAA GTTCGGGACAAGAAACTTCTCAACGACCTGAACGGAGCAGTGGAGGACGCCAAGACCGCTCGGCTGTTCAACATCACCAGCTCTGCCCTGGCGGCCTCCTGCATCATCCTCGTCTTCATCTTCCTGCGGTACCCGCTCACCGACTACTGA